In Synechococcus sp. UW69, the following are encoded in one genomic region:
- a CDS encoding Stf0 family sulfotransferase — protein MATWHQGRCGSSVLGSLLTQHSRIQAQNEIFSRYMPRRWGDRPVPPMQEVLASAVRNAQKPVLNIEIKCLSAQNFALYPQASFQDWLTATAGHGFERHLLIHRRNGLRRLVSHLMAQRSGVYVQKQDAQPLELANRRLTIDPNAIHEGVETHSLLGWLERYDHTHQQLRDELQQWCQDQQQPPPLELIYEDAIEPSPQLGYGQVCAALGLEPEPVQVRLQRINPEPLAQLISNWAEIEVLLAPTRFAWMLAA, from the coding sequence TTGGCCACCTGGCACCAAGGGCGCTGCGGGAGCAGCGTCCTTGGCTCGTTGCTCACCCAGCACAGTCGGATCCAGGCGCAGAACGAGATCTTTTCTCGCTACATGCCCCGGCGCTGGGGCGACAGGCCGGTCCCGCCGATGCAGGAGGTGCTGGCTTCCGCGGTGCGGAACGCCCAGAAGCCGGTGCTTAACATCGAGATCAAATGCCTTTCGGCCCAAAACTTCGCCCTGTACCCGCAGGCTTCGTTTCAGGACTGGCTGACAGCGACGGCGGGCCATGGCTTTGAGCGGCATCTGTTGATTCATCGGCGCAATGGCCTGCGCCGACTCGTGTCGCACCTGATGGCCCAGCGGAGTGGGGTCTACGTGCAGAAGCAGGACGCCCAACCCCTTGAGCTCGCCAACCGAAGACTCACTATTGATCCTAATGCGATCCATGAGGGGGTTGAGACCCACTCCCTGCTGGGTTGGTTGGAGCGCTACGACCACACCCACCAGCAGCTGCGTGATGAGTTGCAGCAGTGGTGCCAGGACCAGCAGCAACCTCCACCGCTAGAGCTGATCTACGAAGACGCGATCGAGCCCTCCCCGCAGCTGGGCTATGGCCAGGTCTGTGCTGCCCTTGGTTTGGAGCCTGAGCCTGTTCAGGTGCGGCTCCAGCGCATCAACCCCGAGCCGCTGGCGCAGTTGATCAGCAACTGGGCTGAGATTGAAGTCCTGCTGGCCCCCACCCGTTTTGCCTGGATGTTGGCGGCATGA
- a CDS encoding sulfotransferase family 2 domain-containing protein, whose product MNGLLFVHLAKTGGTSVRRILKASAANSFACIHHHTLLRFQDGQRVERRRFAPKELAPYALAFLMVRHPVDRLISCYRYFSAGGLNAQAGEQQFPADRAAQQLLQQLAPSLEQCCFKLPEIAAELPHFQPMVHWLDALPNPLAERVITGRQERFDADLQLLFEQLGVPLDPALLQRRNSSGPVQPSAPQGAGLSAEALAQIQAFYEDDFRRFNYPLAPEAAQR is encoded by the coding sequence ATGAACGGGCTGCTGTTTGTGCATCTGGCCAAGACCGGCGGCACCAGCGTGCGCCGCATCCTCAAGGCCTCCGCAGCCAACAGCTTCGCTTGCATCCACCACCACACCCTTCTGCGTTTTCAGGACGGACAGCGCGTGGAGCGCCGCCGCTTTGCTCCAAAGGAGCTCGCTCCATATGCGCTCGCGTTTTTAATGGTGCGCCATCCAGTGGACCGGTTGATCAGTTGCTATCGCTATTTCAGTGCCGGCGGCCTCAACGCCCAGGCCGGTGAGCAGCAGTTCCCCGCCGACCGGGCGGCCCAGCAGCTGTTGCAGCAGTTGGCCCCCAGCCTGGAGCAGTGCTGCTTCAAGCTGCCGGAGATCGCGGCCGAGTTGCCCCATTTCCAGCCGATGGTGCACTGGCTGGATGCCCTGCCCAACCCGCTGGCGGAACGGGTGATCACCGGACGGCAGGAACGCTTCGATGCTGATCTGCAGCTGTTGTTCGAGCAGCTCGGCGTGCCCCTGGATCCGGCTCTCCTGCAGCGCAGAAACAGCAGCGGCCCAGTCCAGCCGTCAGCACCCCAGGGGGCTGGGCTGAGTGCCGAGGCCTTGGCCCAGATTCAGGCGTTTTATGAGGACGACTTCCGCCGCTTCAATTACCCCCTTGCGCCCGAGGCTGCGCAGAGATGA
- the secA gene encoding preprotein translocase subunit SecA has translation MLKLLLGDPNARKLKRYQPILSDINLLEQDIGHLSDESLRCRTAAFKERLSNAGELKNQQPILNEILPEAFAVVREASKRVLGMRHFDVQLIGGMVLHEGQIAEMKTGEGKTLVATLPSYLNALTGRGVHVVTVNDYLARRDAEWMGQVHRFLGLSVGLIQQDMRPEERRRNYGCDITYATNSELGFDYLRDNMAADISEVVQREFQYCVIDEVDSILIDEARTPLIISGQVERPQEKYQQARQVAEALERAAELGKDGIDPDGDYEVDEKQRSCTLTDEGFAKAEQMLGVQDLFDPQDPWAHYITNALKAKELFVKDVNYIVRDGEAVIVDEFTGRVMPGRRWSDGQHQAIESKESLQIQAETQTLASITYQNFFLLYPRLAGMTGTAKTEEVEFEKTYKLETTIVPTNRVRARQDWADQVYKTEVAKWRAVANETAEIHKQGRPVLVGTTSVEKSELLSSLLAEQNIPHNLLNAKPENVERESEIVAQAGRAGAVTIATNMAGRGTDIILGGNSDYMARLKLREVLMPRLVKPEEEHRPPVPLQRNTAAAGFAEAKASAPARSSDSLYPCPLSDTADQALGQLARDLVKAWGDRTLTVIDLEERIATAAEKAPTEDPQIQALRSSITLVKGEYDGVVKQEESHVREAGGLHVIGTERHESRRVDNQLRGRAGRQGDPGSTRFFLSLGDNLLRIFGGDRVAGLMNAFRVEEDMPIESGMLTRSLEGAQKKVETYYYDIRKQVFEYDEVMNNQRRAVYSERRRVLDGRALKKQVIGYGERTMDEIVEAYVNPDLPPEEWDLDQLVGKVKEFIYLLEDLTPDQVKGLATEELKAFLQEQLRNAYDLKEGQIEQQRPGLMREAERFFILQQIDTLWREHLQAMDALRESVGLRGYGQKDPLIEYKNEGYDMFLEMMTNMRRNVIYSMFMFQPTQPKAQA, from the coding sequence ATGCTCAAGCTCCTGCTGGGTGACCCCAATGCCCGCAAGCTAAAGCGGTATCAGCCTATTTTATCCGATATCAATTTGCTAGAACAAGATATTGGTCATCTCAGCGACGAATCCCTACGTTGTCGCACTGCTGCATTCAAAGAACGATTGAGTAACGCCGGCGAGCTTAAGAACCAGCAACCCATCCTTAATGAAATACTCCCAGAGGCCTTTGCAGTGGTGCGCGAAGCCAGCAAGCGAGTTCTGGGCATGCGCCACTTCGATGTCCAGCTTATCGGCGGCATGGTGCTACATGAGGGCCAGATTGCCGAGATGAAGACCGGTGAAGGCAAGACTTTGGTAGCCACCCTTCCCAGTTACCTCAACGCTCTCACCGGCCGTGGTGTTCACGTGGTCACTGTGAACGATTACCTCGCCCGACGAGATGCGGAGTGGATGGGCCAGGTGCACCGTTTCCTCGGCCTGTCGGTAGGTCTGATCCAGCAGGACATGCGGCCTGAGGAACGACGGCGCAACTATGGCTGTGACATCACCTACGCCACCAATTCAGAGCTGGGCTTCGATTACCTGCGGGACAACATGGCCGCTGACATTAGTGAAGTCGTTCAACGCGAGTTCCAGTACTGCGTCATCGACGAGGTGGATTCGATACTGATCGACGAGGCCCGCACACCACTGATCATCTCGGGGCAGGTTGAGCGGCCTCAGGAGAAGTACCAGCAGGCAAGGCAAGTGGCTGAAGCTTTGGAGCGTGCTGCTGAACTGGGCAAGGACGGCATTGATCCAGATGGCGACTATGAAGTGGATGAAAAGCAGCGCAGCTGCACCCTCACTGATGAAGGCTTTGCCAAAGCGGAACAGATGCTTGGGGTGCAGGACCTGTTCGATCCCCAGGACCCATGGGCTCACTACATTACTAATGCTCTAAAGGCCAAAGAGCTGTTCGTCAAAGACGTCAACTACATCGTGCGCGATGGCGAAGCAGTGATCGTGGATGAATTCACTGGCCGCGTAATGCCAGGGCGCCGTTGGAGTGACGGACAACACCAGGCGATCGAATCCAAGGAATCGCTTCAGATTCAGGCCGAGACCCAGACCCTAGCCTCGATCACTTACCAAAACTTCTTTCTCCTCTATCCGCGCTTGGCGGGTATGACCGGTACAGCGAAGACGGAAGAGGTGGAATTCGAAAAAACCTACAAACTCGAAACAACAATCGTTCCTACAAACCGAGTTCGTGCTCGTCAGGACTGGGCGGACCAGGTATACAAAACCGAGGTCGCTAAGTGGCGGGCCGTTGCCAATGAAACTGCCGAAATACACAAACAAGGTCGGCCGGTGTTGGTGGGAACAACGTCCGTTGAGAAAAGCGAACTACTCAGCTCCCTACTGGCGGAACAAAACATCCCGCACAACCTGCTCAACGCCAAGCCAGAGAACGTTGAGCGCGAATCTGAAATCGTGGCCCAGGCCGGCCGTGCGGGTGCCGTCACGATCGCAACCAACATGGCTGGGCGTGGCACCGACATCATTCTAGGCGGTAACAGTGATTACATGGCTCGCCTCAAGTTGCGGGAAGTATTAATGCCCCGGCTGGTGAAGCCCGAGGAGGAGCACAGGCCGCCGGTTCCGCTGCAACGCAATACGGCCGCCGCAGGTTTTGCGGAGGCCAAGGCCAGCGCCCCGGCCCGCAGCAGCGACAGCCTCTATCCCTGCCCGTTGTCAGACACTGCGGATCAAGCACTAGGCCAATTGGCCCGGGATCTGGTGAAGGCATGGGGCGACAGGACCCTCACCGTTATCGACCTTGAGGAACGCATCGCTACCGCAGCAGAAAAGGCTCCCACCGAGGATCCCCAGATCCAGGCGTTGCGCTCTTCAATAACCCTGGTGAAGGGGGAATACGACGGGGTGGTCAAACAGGAGGAAAGTCACGTGCGCGAAGCCGGAGGCTTGCACGTGATCGGCACGGAACGGCATGAATCCCGTCGGGTGGACAACCAGCTTCGGGGCCGTGCCGGCCGCCAGGGAGACCCGGGCTCCACCCGCTTCTTCCTGTCTCTCGGCGACAACCTGCTGCGCATCTTCGGTGGCGATCGTGTCGCAGGACTGATGAATGCCTTCCGCGTGGAGGAAGACATGCCAATCGAATCCGGCATGCTCACCCGTTCCCTGGAGGGAGCACAGAAAAAAGTGGAGACTTACTACTACGACATTCGCAAGCAAGTGTTTGAGTACGACGAAGTGATGAACAACCAGCGTCGGGCGGTGTATTCGGAGCGACGTCGGGTACTAGACGGGCGAGCACTCAAAAAGCAGGTAATCGGCTATGGCGAGCGCACCATGGACGAAATCGTGGAGGCTTATGTCAATCCCGATTTACCTCCGGAGGAATGGGATCTTGACCAATTGGTGGGCAAAGTGAAGGAATTCATTTACCTGCTGGAAGATCTCACCCCTGATCAGGTGAAAGGTCTGGCCACGGAGGAGCTCAAGGCATTTCTCCAGGAGCAGCTGCGCAATGCCTACGACCTCAAGGAGGGGCAGATCGAGCAACAGCGTCCGGGGCTGATGCGGGAGGCAGAACGCTTCTTCATCCTTCAGCAGATCGATACGCTCTGGCGTGAGCATCTGCAGGCCATGGACGCCCTGCGCGAATCAGTCGGCCTACGGGGGTACGGTCAGAAGGACCCGCTGATCGAATACAAGAACGAGGGCTACGACATGTTCCTTGAGATGATGACGAACATGCGCCGCAACGTGATCTATTCGATGTTCATGTTCCAGCCGACACAGCCCAAAGCCCAGGCATGA
- a CDS encoding sulfotransferase: protein MESIHQKMLLPTFLCVGAQKAGTTTLHQLLSRHPQIFLPDKKELHYFSLNFDKNLKWYEKWFYGSEQCIQVGEITPYYIFHPYAAKRIIESLGRIKIIILLRDPIKRSISHYLHSFKLGHETLSIEGAFAAEKERLAEAEIELKSICGRHVFHQECSYISRSLYKSQVERYLDFFGASNVLIIPSEFFFSQPEIYLAKILSFLGVEQIPILEKSLLHVHANAAKIDLNGELSSKFMRKMRQALDESYSYAQNSLNFKNELNWNW from the coding sequence ATGGAATCAATTCATCAGAAAATGCTTTTACCAACATTCCTTTGTGTTGGAGCTCAGAAAGCTGGTACCACAACGTTGCACCAGCTTTTGTCGAGACATCCACAAATATTTCTTCCTGACAAAAAAGAACTGCACTACTTTAGTTTAAATTTCGATAAAAATCTGAAGTGGTATGAAAAGTGGTTCTATGGATCGGAGCAGTGTATTCAGGTTGGAGAAATAACGCCTTACTATATTTTTCATCCATATGCGGCGAAAAGAATAATAGAATCTTTGGGTAGAATCAAAATAATAATATTGCTCAGAGATCCAATTAAAAGATCCATCTCACACTATTTGCATTCGTTTAAATTGGGCCATGAGACATTATCGATAGAGGGCGCTTTTGCTGCTGAGAAAGAGAGACTTGCAGAAGCTGAAATCGAGCTGAAGTCCATTTGTGGGCGTCATGTCTTCCACCAAGAATGCAGTTATATTAGTAGAAGTTTGTATAAATCTCAGGTAGAGAGATATTTGGATTTCTTTGGCGCAAGCAATGTTTTAATTATTCCAAGTGAATTCTTTTTTTCACAACCTGAAATTTATCTGGCTAAGATATTAAGCTTTCTGGGTGTTGAGCAAATTCCTATTTTAGAAAAGAGTTTATTGCATGTACATGCTAATGCCGCAAAAATTGATTTAAATGGCGAGCTGAGTAGCAAGTTTATGCGCAAGATGCGTCAGGCATTAGACGAAAGCTATTCATATGCTCAAAATAGCCTCAATTTCAAAAATGAATTGAACTGGAATTGGTGA